The genomic stretch ttcagagagagattcctgaggaagtactttccagaggatgtcagaggaaagaaagagatagagttcttagaactgaagcagggcaaccggtttgttactgagtatgctgctaagttcacagagttgtcgaagtattacactccctatgatgaggcagtagcagatggggcagagttgtttatgctgttagcgactttggaggctaaagataaactggtgatttgcgatctagccgtggtgtgtgattttcctgatgtgtttcctgaataagtgaatgaattaccgccagagcgtgaagttgagttctcgattgatttggtacctggtactaggccgatatcgatggctctgtaccgtatgtctgctgttgagttaactaaattgaagagtcagctggaagatctgttggataagaaatttattcgtccgagtgtgtcaccgtggggcgcaccagtgttattggttaagaagaaagaaagtactatgaggttgtgtgtggactgcaggcaactgaataaagtgacgatcaagaatcggtatcctttgccgaggattgatgatttgatggatcagttggttggtgcgagtgtgttcagcaaaatagatttgagatcggggtatcatcagatacgtgtgaaaactgaggatattcagaagactgctttcagaacaaggtatggacattttgagtattctgtaatgccttttggtgtgactaatgcgcctggggtatttatggagtatatgaataggattttccatccgtacctagacaagtttgttgtggtgtttattgacgatattttggtgtattcgaaatctgaagaagagcatgctgaacatttgaaagtggttttaggagttctacgagaaaagaagttatttgctaaactgtccaagtgtgaattttggttagaagaggttagttttcttggtcatgtggtttcaagaggtggtgttgttgttgatccttctaagatagaagcggtatctaagtgggaagctccgaagtcagtttctgagataaggagttttcatggacttgcaggttattataggaaattcattgagggattttctaagttggcgttaccgttgacgatgttgactagaaaggggcaagcgtttgtttaggactcaaaatgtgaagaaggtttccaagagttaaagagaaggttaattactgctcctattctgatattaccaagtccgtcggagccatttgaggtttactgtgatgcttcattgttgggtttgggtggtgttttgatgcagaataagcaggttgtagcttatgcttcgagacaactgaaggttcatgagaggaactatccgacacacgatttagagttggcagctgtggtatttgttctgaagttatggaggcattacttgtacgggtcaagatttgaggttttcagtgaccataaaagtttaaagtatttgtttgatcagaaagagctgaatatgagacagaggagatggttagagtttctgaaggattatgactttggtttgaattaccatccgggtaaagcaaacgtagtggctgatgcattgagtcggaaatcattgcatatgtctatgttaatggttaaggaattggatttaattgagcagtttagagacttgagtttggtgtgtgagagtactcataatagtgttaaattgggaatgttgaagttaacgagtggtattctagatgagattagagagggtcagaaatccgatgtgcttttggttgataagttgactctagtgaatcaaggtcaaggtggtgaattcagagttgatgagaatggtgttttgaaatttggtaatcgggtgtgtattccggatgttaccgaacttaagaagagtattcttgaggaaggacatcgtagtggcctgagtattcatcctggggctacgaagatgtatcatgatttgaaaaagttattttggtggccgggaatgaaaagagaaattgcgagttttgtttattcttgtttgacttgtcagaagtcaaagattgagcatcagaagccgtctgggctaatgcaaccgttggctattccagagtggaagtgggatagtatcagtatggattttgtttctggtttaccgaggacaattaagaattttgaagctatttgggtgattgttgacagattgacaaaatcggctcatttcattccgatcagaatggattatccgttagagagattagctgagttgtatattgagaaaattgtaagtttgcatggtattccgtcgagtattgtttcggacagagatcctagatttacatcgaagttctgggaaggtttgcagagggctttgggaactaagctgagattagttctgcatatcatccgcagactgatggtcagactgagaggacgattcagtcactggaggatcttttgagggcttgtgttttggaaaagggaggtgcttgggattgttatttacctttgattgagtttacctacaacaatagttttcattcgagcattggtatggcaccgtttgaagctttgtatggtaggagatgtcggacacctttatgttggtatgagtccggtgagagtgttgtggttggaccggagattgttcaacaaactatggaaaagattaagatgattcaggagaagatgaggattgctcagagtcgtcagaagagttatcacgacaagaggaggaagtcacttgagtttcaagaggaagatcatgtgtttcttcgtgttactccgataactggggttggtcgagctttgaagtcgaagaagttgacacctcgatttattggtccttatcagattttggagaggataggggaggtagcctatcgtgtcgctttaccgccgtcacttgcgaatttgcatgaggtttttcatgtgtctcagttgaggaggtacattcctgatccgtcgcatgtggtccaagtagatgatgtacaggtgagagataacctgactattgaaacatcacctatgaggatcgaggatcgagagttgaagcagttgcggggtaaagagattgctttggtaaaggtagcttggggaggaccagcaggtggcaatgtgacttgggaacttgagagtcagatgaaggagtcttatccagagttattcgcttgaggtatgttttcgaggacgaaaactcttttagtgggggagagttgtaacaccccgataaaatatgataattatttaatttaagtttaatagtatattatgatgataatatgaatgagagggtattatttttcaaaataaaagataaaccattcatatatattattagtagtatatttattaatttaattaaataattggaatattattggaataataaagttggaattggaacgatttttggaatcagtaaagagtcccatttggtaaaaagattgtttacacgtgaaaacagagaacatgtgataattgggagaaaagagaagaaactgagaaagggagaagaagaggctagggctcaagaggagaattcacgatttttgaaggtcaaagaatcaattgccggattaactcaggtaaggggggtttatcgtcgtttaatgggtattatgggttaacatgtaatgggtagtgataagccattgaattgaccataatcaggatgatgaatgctgcaaattgtgatgaataaaatTATGTTAAAAACCGTGAATGGATCTGTATTTGGATGAGTTGTAATTTTCTGGTGttgtagctttttacggaatcgaaatcggaggtccggaagtcctccaacggcgacAAATGCGGGtgattctgcattctgttcgttgttagcgcagggacagctttctgtcttgcgttaaccggttaacccagggcgttaaccagttaacactgttatgataattaaaaaaaaaataatttctgttttgcgttaacgggttaacccagggcgttaacgggttaacactgttataatttgccaaaaagcgtattctgtcttgcgttaacaggttaacccagggcgttaacaggttaacgctgttgaaatactgttagaaatgcattctgtcttgcgttaacaggttaacccagggcgttaaccggttaacactgttgaaaaactgttaaatttgtattctgtcttgcgttaacaggttaacccagggcgttaaccggttaacactgttgaaaaactgaaaaattgtattctatcttgcgttaacaggttaaccaaatgcgttaacgggttaacactgtttgaaaagtgaaaaattgatatttaaatatgGTGTACATATTGgatgggcagaagtttgatttttctgagctgttgttgtgcagttttggttgtttcagctgagtgatgtaatttagctgatgtatgatatagtagggatcatttcccgttgttttgagcaatataggtattagtagagtgtgctaatactgtgatttattatttggcatgacatgatatgattctgtgataaatatgctgatgatgtatgatggtatgcataatgctgtgaatatatctattatgtatgcaattgtggatggactgtttatggcttagagtgtgagcatatgtccattgtggattgttgttgatgtttgcatgctaggtgatttagcgtgcataacatggcctttatggtggtagctaattcccatggtgaggaattagtgagttgtttatggcttagagtgtgagcatatgtccattgtggattgttgttgatgtttgcatgctaggtgatttagcgtgcatagcatggcctttatggtggtagctaattcccatggtgagggattagtgagtgagtcactaggtctcaaatgagtgggactagtgagcttggtagccgtatctgggtttgatcggtgaggttgaactatatgttcacgaatagtcggtaccgcatgcatggagtctcatttcataatgtatgtatggcgtataagatgaatggatgtattccaatattatacgtgtgttttgtgtttgtgtttgtgttgagtatgattatgagttgatgttgccgttgctgaatgtgtgatatgattagggtgatgaatgtgttaatttacttaacattacatgatattttataatgcttattatatcgattgaggaactcacccttacaactatgtttcaggtaacgagcagtgattgagtagaagctagtgcttggagtctagtgtagttccttagtgagtcatgctctggtatatgtaacatcgggacgggatgttttaccttgttttcattgttagttgttgaacaattttacatgtaatgtgttacattgttcgaatgttgttagatttctatccgctgcgaattgtgcaatgttttattttgattaataaatgagcatgacaagttatttggtgattggtgtgaagtgtcaagtgtgacaccctgaaattgcatatctactctgatttatattttgttgttttaattaattattggggtattttagaagggtgttacaattaGGACAactgctaacaggaattggcaTCTGATGCATTTGGATGTGAAATCTtcatttctgaacggtccattgCAAGAAGAGGTATATATGTCACAACCTCCTagatttgtgaaaaagaatcgGGAGGTATATATGTCACAACCTCCtgtatggactaaaacaagctcctagagcttggaatctaaaaattgattcatttttcaagctccaAGGATTTAGAAAGTGTAGATTGAGTGGTGTCTATGTTTagcatacttctgaaggcaaTATTATTTTGGTATTcctatatgttgatgacatattgctaacatgaagttgtgaacatgagatagctaagttcaagaaggtgttgatgaatgagtttgaaATAACTGATCTAGGAAATATGACATATTTTCCAGGGATGGGGGTTATGTACTCTGAGAAGGGTATCATTTTGCATCAGTCGATGTATGAACTtgaacttctgaagagatttgagtTGCTGAATTATAAGACTGCGGTCACACCTTCAAAAACAAATTACAAATTGGATTAGATCCTAaaggtgatgatgtagatgctacaacttTCAAGTAGTTGGTTGGCTTTATGAGGTATTTATGTAATACCAGACCTGACATTTGCTATGCAGTTGGAAtgttagtaggttcatgagtaaactgaagtggtctcattaccaagtTGTTGTCAGGATTTTGAGGCATATTAAGGACTATGAAATATGGAGTTTTGTTCCTTTTTGGAGAAAATGCTAGTTCAAAGCTAATGTGTGTCGTAGACTCTTATTGGTGTGGAGACAAAGTTGATAGAAGAAGTAATTTTAGATATTTGTTTAAGTATCTGGGAAGTCCTActtcttggtgttccaagaagcaaccaatTGTTGCTCTGTCAATCAATGAAATTGTAagagtagtggaagtttgttattctctcccttcttccatcttcatcttcttcaccttgTGCACCAACATATGGTTTTCTAGCTTTTGGATTTTTGAAAAATTAGTAAGTTTTCTGGAAAACATCTCTTGCAGGTATAAGTACCAATCTTTAAGGTGTGTGTGCAATCGGTTAAAAGGCTTCCTAATCGGTTTCTTAATCAATTCGATCAAAAGGTATAATTAATTAGACAACGATTTTGGATTTCTTAATTACTCATAATCGCTTCTTAATTTATTATGTACTTGCTAGAATTAGTTTAAAGAAGTTttgagaagaaaaaaaaagagtttgaaaTGATTTTATAAGATAAAACACTAAGCACAAATATTGGCAGAGCCAGGAACTTAGATCAGGGGTACGcaattatttttaatatatatatatatatatatatatatatatgtatatatatatatatatatatatatatatatatatatatatatgtatatatatatatatatatatatatatatatatatatattctttttcTACTATCTTTAAGCATTAAATTTTATTGATCAAAACACAAAAATTAAGaaaattattaattttattgacaAGTAATGTCGTTTAATAAATTAACATACATATGAGTAActtttattatatttaatataagttgtatgaaaaaaatataacataattaagagagatgcattgataaaaagaatattaatgttattattattttttattataaataaaataaaataaaaattattagAATCCTATAAGAAAACAATATGCTTTAGATAAGACTTTCATAACTTTTGCTCTTCTTCCGCCACATCACGCTTTTGAGGttcactacaacaaacaagaccttagacagcgctttttttagccttagacagcgctttaaagcgctgtctaaacctccgctgctaaaggtttagacagcgcttttttaaatcttaaaagcgctgtctaagcccccccccccttagacagcgctttggccaaaagcgctgtctaagccctcccccccccttagacagcgctttggccaaaagcgctttataagaccctcttattttaaattttttaggtataccttagacagcgcttttgaaaagcgctgtctaaaccccacccccttagacagcgctttggccaaaagcgctttctaagaccctcctattttaatttttttaggtataccttagacagcgctttttacaaaagcgttgtctaaggtatacgaaaatttttgaagcttttgttttaaaccacattttttccaggtttataaaccagaatttctacctgttttcaaccagattttgacagacaattatcacattttatatatgccattttggccttttttctaccaatttttggctaacaaatatatatatataccacttcaaaccaattttgccttaaatgtatcaaaatatatacaaatttatgtacacatttacaagtcataacatatactacaaatgtacacattaattacacaaatttatgaacaaacattgagctttaTCAAAATTAAACTAAATATTTGTACTAATCACCATGTTAATGCCTATTATTAGGTTGCCATGGCAGTAGTAGCAGCTTCAAGCAGCCTCCTAGCATCTGTGCCGTGTTCAGGTAACTCTGCAGGGGTCTGCCAAAAATTACAAGCAAGGAATTAATTGTTATTAAACTCCTTTAAGAGCAAGGAATGGATAGTTatttaaaaacaacaaatataCCTTTCCATATAAGTTTTCCTTTGTGGCTGATGCACCATTAGAAAGCAACAACCTAATTACATCAGCATGCTCACCTCTTGCAGCATGATGAAGAGGCTGCAAAAATGGTGACAAAATATGGCAAACAAATCAGAAGAAATTAAGTAAACAAAGATGAAATAGGACTAGGAATTGGGATTGAGCCGGTATCTCTAGACATTCGACTCCCCCACCCCATCCTAAAGAAACACAGATATTTATAGTAGATTATACTATTAGTAGGATTGACTTAAGCCTCATGAATAGAAACTTAAATTTTAAGAAGGGTAAAAAAACTCACAATATCACCCTCAGAATCGACTGATTCTAACATCCTTTTTATATGCTCGGCGTCATTAGCTCTGTTAAGTAGAAGTTGGACTATCTCCAAAAACCCTGATATTGCCATTCAAAGTAGAACAACATCACAAATCTCAACCAAAAATACAAAGAGATTTCAACGTATAAAACATGATTTCAAGTTAATTCCACCTCCTGCACACGCATCGTGTAAAGGAATTGCTCCATCCTCATCTTTAGCCTCCAAATCAGCTCCTCTTTCTAGTAGAAGCTGCCGTTCATTATACACGATCAATAATTCACGTGTTTCAAAAcaataaaagagaaaaaaattgaAGGAGCAAAATAACAAACCTGTGCGCATCCAAAATGGCCGTACAAACAGGTCAAATGAAGAGCTCTATCCCCATCCTCCAAAGGTTCATCAATACTACCACTCAAGTTATCTGAAATTATGCCAACACGTGGATAACCATCATCAGAATTAACAAAATGACATCCATTAGTTACCCAATATTCTAGTTAGCGTGTCTTTTAGCTCACATATCAAAACATAAAAGCTATAGTAGATCATTCAATGGTCATGGTTCAATTCTCAAAAGAGACTAAACCAGGATCAAAATACTCAAAATTACCGAACATTAGACAGTGTATTCATGGTTCAACCAATTGCAATATTCAAAATAATGAAATAACCATAATTTTCTCTGCAAATCATCTCAAACCTCCTCCAATTTAAAAATATATCCTCTACAATTATTCATATCAAGAATCAATTTCCATAAAAAATAATACAGTTTATCTAAAACAATAAAATTCATAGAGCTACAACCATGTTCACTCATCATTGGCAATTGACAATAATATATCTCACAAGTTATATATCTATCAAATAACAGTAAAAAAATAGGGTTTTGGATTCATAATTTTCTATGGAGAAGTAGGGTTTAAGAGAGAGGTAAACATTGAAGTAAAACAGAGACTAAAGAATTATGATGTGGAAGAAGAAATTGAGAGAAAGGAGAATAGAAacgatttgtagcacttattctttgaaaaaccaAGCTTGATATATACCTGTATCATACTTGTTGCTATCAATATCTATGCCAATAACCCGTGATGCACCAGCACTTTTTGCACCCTCTGCAACCTGTCAAGTACAAATTATGAATCATAACAGTAGCACACAAACAGGGAAAAACATGAACATCTGATATTGTAACTTTAGAAACTTACAGCAAGACCAACAGTTCCAAGGCCGAAAATTGCAACAATTGACCCTGGCTCAACTTTTGCAGTGTTCCAGACAGCTCCAAGGCCTAAAAAGTGAAGAAATAAAATAGTAACCATAAACTCGCAATAACAAGTGAACCAGGTTTAGGAAGGATACATATCCAAGAACACGTATTAAGGAAGAAATATAACAATTAACTAATAAGACAATCAAAAGCAAACTTCTTATTTCAACCCACCAATCTCCCCCCGGTATTGCACCCCTGGTTAAACCATCATTCTCCATGGAGCCATGACCTACAAATGGTGAGAAACAATGCCAAGGTAAAGTCAACATGTGAGTGAATGCCTAATGAAACAAAGCAAGATATGAAATGCAAGAAAATGGTCAAGAAATTCGGCAGCATAACCAAAGTCAGAACCATATTGTACTGTAAGCCAAAGCATATGATACACAAGCTGCACTACACATGATCATGGTTGTGGAATACAAGAGTTTAACAAAAATTCAGAATCATGAAAGATCCTTGCAAGGCATACTGACCTGCTATGATCTTACTGAACTACATGAAGCTAGGGATACACATTCTGAAAAATCACTGAGTTAAGACCAACATGTCCTAGTCCCATGAAGCATTGTCCTCCATACCTGCACATAATGGGACCTAGCAAACCAAAGTTGCACATCAAGCAAAATCCTGCTACCAGTCAGTAAACATTGGAACCATTCACAACATGAAACTAGTCAACATGCTCAACCACTATGGACAATCCAACAATCACATGGATAAGCCAAGGCATTATGGAATTACCTTGCAAAGCTGCCAACAGATACTTATTATACCAGCCAGGATCTTGCAGCTAGCCATGAGCAAATAAGACCATGCCACAAATCCTGCAATGTCAAGCCAGTTCCAAAGTGGTCAACCAGAAGATAAACCCTGAACAAATGGAGATAGTGTTACAGTACAGAACATACCATCAAAATCAAGCTACAATGCTGACCAAAGCAATATACTCATAGAAGTCTTCGACTACTTGGGTCTCTTTAAAAGTCTCTTGATGTCTCGTCCATGCTCACTTCAATAGAATCAATAAATCAAATATTGAGTCTTCAAATTTCAAATTTGGATAACAAGCTTCACCATCCTATGATAGAAGAAAAAAGAGAATAGAGAATGCTAACTGTGATATGGTATAACATATATAGTTAA from Lathyrus oleraceus cultivar Zhongwan6 chromosome 7, CAAS_Psat_ZW6_1.0, whole genome shotgun sequence encodes the following:
- the LOC127106013 gene encoding uncharacterized protein LOC127106013, coding for MIYYSFYVLICELKDTLTRILDNLSGSIDEPLEDGDRALHLTCLYGHFGCAQLLLERGADLEAKDEDGAIPLHDACAGGFLEIVQLLLNRANDAEHIKRMLESVDSEGDIDGVGESNV